CAAGGATACGCTCTACTCCATCAACTCATCGCTTTACGTTACAAAATATAAGATGCCTACCGGATTCCTGGTAACCTCCTCCTGGAATCCCTGGAACGAAGGCTCGCTCTGCATATCGCAAACCGAGAATGCGCTGTTCTTCATCCGGGCCAATAGCGATGGCCGCCCCTCGCAGGAAATCTACAAGGTTAGCCTCAGCACCATCACCAATACCTCCACAACGGCATTCATCACCCTGCCCGCAGGCCGGGCATTTAGCGGGGTGGGCATCCGAATCAACAGCGAGAACAACATCGTTGCCTCTACCGTTAGCAGCACCGGCGATAGCCCCGAGGTGGTGGTGTACCGCGCTGGCGATGGAACACCCGTAAAAACAATCAAAACCACCTCGAAGGAGGCAAAGTCGATGCTCTTTAACAACGTAAAGTAAGATGAGAAAGGTTGCCGCACACTACGTGTACTGTGGCGATGGCCAACCCGTAAAGTTTGGCATCGTTTCGCTCGACGACAATACGGTGGTTTCCGTTAGCCCATCGGCGGAAAACCTCGTAGAAGCTGCCCAAACCGAATTCTACCCCGGGGTACTCATCCCCGCCATCGTCAACGCTGCGGCGGCAACCGGCAGCGGCGTTTGGTTTCCGAAGGATGACCACGAGGTAGGCAGCGTACTAACCATCGAGAAGGAGCAGCCGCTGCTGGCGGTGATCACCCCCGAGGCATTGGCACACCTTTCGGCCGAGGCGCTGGCATCCATCTACGAGAATATGATTGCCCTGGCGATAGGCCACGCCTCCTCCAACCATCCTACCCTACTCCTTAGGATGATGGTGCAGCTGGCGGAGAAGCTGCCGGATGTTCCATTCCACGAGATTGTGAAGATGGCCACCACCAACGGAGCCGCAGCGCTGCAGCAGAAGCAGCGGGGCACGATTGCCGCCGGATACCAACCCGGCATTTACCACATATCGGGATTCTGCTTTGCCCGAAAAACCATCGACCAGCACTCCACCATTGAAGTAATTGCTAGCTAAAACCACCCGTTTACCATGGCTACATTTCTATTCGATAAGATAATATTTGGCCCTATAAAGAGCCGCCGCCTGGGCAGCTCGCTCGGCGTTAACCTGCTGCCCAACGACTGCAAGCTGTGCTCGTTCGACTGCATCTACTGCGAGTGCGGGTGGAACACGCCCGGCATCCGCAAGGTATTCCACCCCCGCGAGGAGGTAAAGGCCCGCCTAAGAGAGAAGCTCGAGGAGCTCGGCCGCCAGGATAGTTTGCCCGACGTGATCACCTTTGCCGGCAACGGCGAGCCCACCATGCACCCCGAGTTCGACGGCATCATCGACGATACCATCGAGCTGCGCGATGCGCTGAGCCCCAAAACCCGGATTGCCGTGCTCTCCAACGCCACGCTCATCGGGCGCGAGAAGGTTTTCAACGCCCTGAGGAAGGTAGACCAGAACATCCTGAAGCTCGACTCGGCCTTCGAGGATACCGTGCGGCTGCTCAACCACCCCCAGGGCGAGTACTCCACCGCCGTGCTGGTGGAAAGGCTCAAGAAGTTCGAGGGCAACCTCACCATCCAGACGCTCTTCGTGCGCGGCAGCTACAACGGGCAACCGGTGGACAACACCACCCCCGCCGAGCTCGAGGCCTGGATGAAGCTGCTGGCCGAGATCAAGCCCAAGGAACTGATGGTGTACACCATTGCCCGCGACACCCCAGCCCCCGACCTGGTAAAGGTGCCGGAGAAGGAGCTTCGCGCCATTGCCGACACCGTAACGCAAATGCTAAACATACCCGTACAGGTATCCGCATAAAACCAAAAACCCATGAAGGTACTGGTAGCACCGCTCAACTGGGGAGTAGGGCACGCCACCCGATGCATCCCCATCATCCACTTCCTCCTGAAAAGGGGCGACGACGTGCATATTGCCGGCGACGGGCAGTCGCTGGAGCTGCTTCAGAGCTACTTCCCGCAGCTGGCGTTCCACGAGCTGCCCCTGCTGACGATCACCTACACCAAGCACCTTCCGCTCTACGCGGCCTTCCCCCGCATGGCCGCACGCATGCTCATCCACTACTTTAAGGACCGAAGGGCCATCCGCCGGCTGATGGAGCAGGAGCACTTCGAGTGCATCTTCTCCGACAACCGCTACGGCATCCGCAGCGCCGAGGCCAAGTCGTACCTCATCACCCACCAGCTGCACGTGTGCTTCGGCTGCGCCAACAGCTGGCTCGAGCGCCTCTCGGCCCGCATCATCCGCCGGCTGATCCGCCCCTTCAACGCCTGCCTGGTGCCCGACTACGACAGCGACAACAACCTGGCCGGGAAAATCGACAAGCCCAACGGCGGGCTAAAGGTGCTCTACACCGGCCCACAGTCGCGCTTCCCGCTCGAGGAGCCCGACATCCCGCTGCCCCGCTACGACCTGCTCATCATCCTATCGGGGCCCGAGCCCCAGCGCACCAAGTTCGAGCGGATCGTCGCCTCGCTCTCGGCCTGCAGCGCCAAGCGCATCATGCTGGTAAGGGGCACCAAGGATGCCCCAAACGAGCCGCTGCCGGTTAACCTCAACACGCTCGACTTTGCCGGCGACCTCATGCTGCAAACGCTCATCCGCAACTCCAAGGCCATCGTCGCCCGCGCCGGCTACAGCACCATTATGGATCTCAACGCCCTAGGTCGCGGCGCCGTGCTGGTGCCCACCCCCCACCAGCCCGAGCAGGAGTACCTGGCTACCTGGCTCGACGGCAAGCGCGGCTTCGTTAAGGCCGGGCAGAACGAGAAGGAGCTGCAGGAGTGGTTCTAGCGGCAGAATCATATCATCAAAAATTATAGCAATGAGATCAGCGTTGATATTTGCACCATATATACTTATTCCCATATTCGTCACTTTAATTTTCAAAAAATATAAGGCCTCACGGTCTGATTGGACTTATCCTATAACACTCCTTCTCGTTTTCTTTTACCCATTCCTCCTGTTTTGGATTGACGACTTAGCGACTCCTCCGCAGCCGGGACCTAGATGCGGAAATCCTCCTTGAGGATTCCTTGTCGGCAGCACCATAATGCTGCTGCCCATCTCGCTGGTTCTGCAGTTCGTATTCAACAGAATTCTCTTGCCTACCAAAAAAAGCAGGAAAGCCCCCGATGAAACCAACGGGTAGCTTCACCGCCCATCCACACCTGCCACTGGTCAACTAGGATTCGAGCACGGGCGCTTTCGGGGAATGAACCTCCCCGCCACAGCAGCTTACGCCGACAATCGGATTCCCCCACCCCCCAAAATAAAAATCTCCTACGCCCTACGCAGGAAGCCGTACTGAGATCAGTACAGAGCCCTGCATACTGCAGGAAGCCGTACTGGAATCAGTACAAGTCCCTGCATACTGCAGGAAGCCGTACTGGAATCAGTACAAGTCCCTGCATACTGCAGGAAGCCGTACTGGGATCAGTACAAGTCCCTGCACACTGCAGGAAGCCGTACTGGAATCAGTACAGAGCCCTGCACACTGCAGGAAGCCGTACTGAGATCAGGACGGAACCCTGCACACTGCAGGAGGCCGCACACCTGCCCAAAGCAGATAGCACCCTCCCGCAAACCCGCAAAAAATTCGTACACTTTCTGCTTTGTAAGTATTTTTTAATATATTTACGCCTGTACAATAATATTAATTATTACTGTTATGAAAAAAGTAACCTTCCAGAGCTCTCCAGCTCACCTGCTCTCTCAGATGCAGTTTTACCAGTACATCATCGGCCAGGCCAACAGCATCCACGGGCTGGGCGATACCGTGCTTACCGATACCGAGCTCAAGCAGCTGGTTGCCGTGCTAATTGCGCTTTCGGGCGATTACAACAAGGTGCTACTCCGCGTTCAGAAGAGCCTCATCACCGACGACATCGTCAAGCAGGATCGGGTTCGCGACTTCAGCATCGCGGCGCTACGTGCCGCCATTAAGAACGCCCACTACTCCACCGATGCGGAGGTGGTACGCTGCTCTGTGGCCCTAACCATACTCCTGAACACCTACAGCGATGCCGCCCGGGAGGACCTAGACACCGAAAGCGCCACCATCGACAAGCTGGTGGGCGAGCTCGAGGGCCCCACCTACAAGCCCATGGTGGATACGATTGGAATTGCACCAAATGTCGCCCGCCTGAAGACGGACAACAACACCTTTAAGACGCTGTACGCCAAGCGTACCAGCGAGGAGGTGGCCAAGGATGCCTCCGATACGCGCGAGCTGCGCAGCAAGGTAAACGAGCAGTACATGCTGCTGTGCGACTACGTGCTGCTGAAGGCCCGCATGAAAGACGAGCCCCAGTACAACCAGTCGGTGCAGATCATCAACGAGGCCCGCAGCCGCTACAACGCCCTAATGGCCCAGCACCAAGCAAACCTGAAAAAGGAGAAAGAGAAAGAAAAGGAAAAAGAGAAGGAGAAGAACGACAAGCCCACCAAGAGCTAGCTTCCTCCCTACCATACGCCGCGAGTAGCGCCTCCACAGCGGGCGCTACTCGCCTTTTTTTGAACAAGGTCCGAGACGATGTTAGCGGCTATTGCTATTTTTATGGTCTGGCACCATCTTTGAGATGGAAATTTCCGCGTTGCCTACATTAAGCAACGCCACGCATGGAGGTATTTCCTACAAGCTATACAAGTAAACGTTCACTAAAAACTAAAAACAATGAGAACAACCATTTTGCTACTGAGCCTACTTTTCGCCTTTACGTCATGCTCGAAAGATGATGATAGCCAAGACCCAACCATCGACTACCCCAACAGCCAGATATATACCAACACCAACAAAACCCTGCTAGTTTTGCACAGCGCAGAGTGGTACCTCACCAAAAGCACCAATGGCTTCGCTGAAGTGCATCTGAAAGTGACAGGGTTTACCAACGGCGATAAGATAACCATCGAAAACTACGGCGATGGCCTAAAGGATGACGTAGACGTAGAGTTGGACTCCAAGAAGACCTTTACGAAAGATATCGTTATTTGCTTCTATGCAACCACCGTTCCAACCGGGGAATTCGAGCAGTCGACCACCGTAAAGGTATACCGCGGCTCGGACATACTAACGGTTGACCTGAAAAGCGGAAAACTGAAATTCTAAAGCTGCTATACAAATGGAGCGAGTAGCTGCCTAACCAGTAAGCACTACTCGCCTTTTTTTGGCCCAAATTATACAACGATAACGCAAAGGATTTTGTAAAAGCTATACCTTTGCTCCCCGATGAGAAACCTAAAAGCCATACTTGCCGTACTGCTGCTCGCGCTATCGCTGCTCGACTGCTTCGACACGTGCATCCTCACGGCTTTAAAGCGCTCTCCGAACCTTACCTGCCAAAGCTGCACCGCGCAGGCCACCCATCACCATCACCATCAGGAAGAGATTGTTTTGGAGGAGACCAGCACCACCAGCCAGCCGCAGGAGAAGCAGCAGCCGAAGCTCCCCGTTAGCGATCAGGTTGCCGCGAGCACCTACACTACCTCTATCTGGCAGCCCCCCAAAGCGGCCTAGGCGCAAAGCCTTCACCAAAATGCGATCTGCATTATCCATCGACCAGCAGCTAGGGTAACACCGGCATGACTGGCGATTAAAAACAAAAATCGACCATCATTTTTACCTGTATGAGTACAGAAAAGGAAAAAGTAGCCGGATTTTCGGTACTTGCCGCTGTTTTTTTGACTGGCTTTAAGCTGCTGGTAGGGATCGTTACCGGGAGCCTCGGCATCCTATCCGAAGCGCTACACTCAACGCTCGACCTAGTTGCTGCCATCATAACCTACTTTTCGGTTCGTATTTCCGATAAGCCCGCCGACTACGACCACAACTTTGGCCACGGCAAGGTCGAGAACCTTTCGGCCCTAATAGAGACGCTGCTGCTGCTGCTTACCTGCGTGTGGATTATTTACGAAGCGGCAAGCCGCCTTATCTCGGGCAATACCCACATTGAGGTAACCGTATGGAGCTACGTGGTAGTGGTGCTTTCTATTGTTATCGACTACACCCGATCGCGAGCGCTGTACAAGGTGGCCAAAAAGCACAACAGCCAGGCGCTGGAGGCCGATGCGCTCCACTTCGCCACCGACATCTGGAGCTCGGCAGTCGTGCTGCTAGGCTTGGTTTGCTCCAGCTTTGGCTTCTACTTTGCCGATAGCTTTTCTGCCCTAGCCGTAGCACTAATCGTGCTGGGTGTATCGTACAAGCTCGGCCGTAGGGCCATC
This window of the uncultured Acetobacteroides sp. genome carries:
- a CDS encoding radical SAM protein → MATFLFDKIIFGPIKSRRLGSSLGVNLLPNDCKLCSFDCIYCECGWNTPGIRKVFHPREEVKARLREKLEELGRQDSLPDVITFAGNGEPTMHPEFDGIIDDTIELRDALSPKTRIAVLSNATLIGREKVFNALRKVDQNILKLDSAFEDTVRLLNHPQGEYSTAVLVERLKKFEGNLTIQTLFVRGSYNGQPVDNTTPAELEAWMKLLAEIKPKELMVYTIARDTPAPDLVKVPEKELRAIADTVTQMLNIPVQVSA
- a CDS encoding cation diffusion facilitator family transporter, yielding MSTEKEKVAGFSVLAAVFLTGFKLLVGIVTGSLGILSEALHSTLDLVAAIITYFSVRISDKPADYDHNFGHGKVENLSALIETLLLLLTCVWIIYEAASRLISGNTHIEVTVWSYVVVVLSIVIDYTRSRALYKVAKKHNSQALEADALHFATDIWSSAVVLLGLVCSSFGFYFADSFSALAVALIVLGVSYKLGRRAIDVLLDRAPKELFDEVSALLEQQQEVECYHDLKVRVAGADTFINVTIHLHPELSLTQAHAISHKVEEYLSSSISRCEVQIHYEPHETEVSTKKNEIHELSNM
- a CDS encoding glycosyltransferase; its protein translation is MKVLVAPLNWGVGHATRCIPIIHFLLKRGDDVHIAGDGQSLELLQSYFPQLAFHELPLLTITYTKHLPLYAAFPRMAARMLIHYFKDRRAIRRLMEQEHFECIFSDNRYGIRSAEAKSYLITHQLHVCFGCANSWLERLSARIIRRLIRPFNACLVPDYDSDNNLAGKIDKPNGGLKVLYTGPQSRFPLEEPDIPLPRYDLLIILSGPEPQRTKFERIVASLSACSAKRIMLVRGTKDAPNEPLPVNLNTLDFAGDLMLQTLIRNSKAIVARAGYSTIMDLNALGRGAVLVPTPHQPEQEYLATWLDGKRGFVKAGQNEKELQEWF
- a CDS encoding DUF6261 family protein; this encodes MKKVTFQSSPAHLLSQMQFYQYIIGQANSIHGLGDTVLTDTELKQLVAVLIALSGDYNKVLLRVQKSLITDDIVKQDRVRDFSIAALRAAIKNAHYSTDAEVVRCSVALTILLNTYSDAAREDLDTESATIDKLVGELEGPTYKPMVDTIGIAPNVARLKTDNNTFKTLYAKRTSEEVAKDASDTRELRSKVNEQYMLLCDYVLLKARMKDEPQYNQSVQIINEARSRYNALMAQHQANLKKEKEKEKEKEKEKNDKPTKS